In Equus przewalskii isolate Varuska chromosome 6, EquPr2, whole genome shotgun sequence, one DNA window encodes the following:
- the LMO1 gene encoding rhombotin-1 isoform X3: MVLDQEDGVPMLSVQPKGKQKGCAGCNRKIKDRYLLKALDKYWHEDCLKCACCDCRLGEVGSTLYTKANLILCRRDYLRLFGTTGNCAACSKLIPAFEMVMRARDNVYHLDCFACQLCNQRFCVGDKFFLKNNMILCQMDYEEGQLNGTFESQVQ, encoded by the exons GTGTGCCGATGCTCTCCGTCCAGCCCAAAGGGAAGCAGAAGGGCTGCGCGGGCTGCAACCGCAAGATCAAGGACCGCTACCTGCTGAAGGCGCTGGACAAGTACTGGCACGAGGACTGCCTCAAGTGCGCCTGCTGCGACTGCCGCCTGGGCGAGGTGGGCTCCACCCTCTACACCAAGGCCAACCTCATCCTGTGCAGGCGCGACTACCTGAG GCTCTTCGGCACCACAGGAAACTGTGCCGCCTGCAGCAAGCTGATCCCAGCCTTCGAGATGGTGATGCGGGCCCGGGACAACGTTTATCACCTTGACTGCTTTGCCTGCCAGCTCTGCAACCAGAG ATTTTGTGTGGGAGACAAATTCTTCCTGAAGAACAACATGATCTTGTGTCAGATGGACTATGAGGAGGGGCAGCTCAATGGCACCTTTGAATCCCAGGTTCAGTAA
- the LMO1 gene encoding rhombotin-1 isoform X4, which yields MLSVQPKGKQKGCAGCNRKIKDRYLLKALDKYWHEDCLKCACCDCRLGEVGSTLYTKANLILCRRDYLRLFGTTGNCAACSKLIPAFEMVMRARDNVYHLDCFACQLCNQRFCVGDKFFLKNNMILCQMDYEEGQLNGTFESQVQ from the exons ATGCTCTCCGTCCAGCCCAAAGGGAAGCAGAAGGGCTGCGCGGGCTGCAACCGCAAGATCAAGGACCGCTACCTGCTGAAGGCGCTGGACAAGTACTGGCACGAGGACTGCCTCAAGTGCGCCTGCTGCGACTGCCGCCTGGGCGAGGTGGGCTCCACCCTCTACACCAAGGCCAACCTCATCCTGTGCAGGCGCGACTACCTGAG GCTCTTCGGCACCACAGGAAACTGTGCCGCCTGCAGCAAGCTGATCCCAGCCTTCGAGATGGTGATGCGGGCCCGGGACAACGTTTATCACCTTGACTGCTTTGCCTGCCAGCTCTGCAACCAGAG ATTTTGTGTGGGAGACAAATTCTTCCTGAAGAACAACATGATCTTGTGTCAGATGGACTATGAGGAGGGGCAGCTCAATGGCACCTTTGAATCCCAGGTTCAGTAA
- the LMO1 gene encoding rhombotin-1 isoform X2 — protein sequence MMVLDKEDGVPMLSVQPKGKQKGCAGCNRKIKDRYLLKALDKYWHEDCLKCACCDCRLGEVGSTLYTKANLILCRRDYLRLFGTTGNCAACSKLIPAFEMVMRARDNVYHLDCFACQLCNQRFCVGDKFFLKNNMILCQMDYEEGQLNGTFESQVQ from the exons GTGTGCCGATGCTCTCCGTCCAGCCCAAAGGGAAGCAGAAGGGCTGCGCGGGCTGCAACCGCAAGATCAAGGACCGCTACCTGCTGAAGGCGCTGGACAAGTACTGGCACGAGGACTGCCTCAAGTGCGCCTGCTGCGACTGCCGCCTGGGCGAGGTGGGCTCCACCCTCTACACCAAGGCCAACCTCATCCTGTGCAGGCGCGACTACCTGAG GCTCTTCGGCACCACAGGAAACTGTGCCGCCTGCAGCAAGCTGATCCCAGCCTTCGAGATGGTGATGCGGGCCCGGGACAACGTTTATCACCTTGACTGCTTTGCCTGCCAGCTCTGCAACCAGAG ATTTTGTGTGGGAGACAAATTCTTCCTGAAGAACAACATGATCTTGTGTCAGATGGACTATGAGGAGGGGCAGCTCAATGGCACCTTTGAATCCCAGGTTCAGTAA